Proteins from a genomic interval of Acinonyx jubatus isolate Ajub_Pintada_27869175 chromosome B4, VMU_Ajub_asm_v1.0, whole genome shotgun sequence:
- the ACBD7 gene encoding acyl-CoA-binding domain-containing protein 7 isoform X2, whose amino-acid sequence MKTRPNDGELKELYGLYKQSVVGDINIECPGILDLKGKAKWEAWNLQKGLSKEDAMSAYIAKAKELIEKYGI is encoded by the exons atgaaaacaaggCCAAATGACGGAGAACTGAAAGAACTCTATGGGCTCTACAAACAATCTGTAGTTGGCGACATTAATATTG AGTGTCCAGGAATATTAGATTTAAAAGGCAAGGCTAAATGGGAAGCATGGAACCTCCAAAAAG GGTTATCGAAGGAAGATGCCATGAGTGCATACATTGCTAAAGCAAAAGAGCTGATAGAAAAATACGGAATTTAA
- the ACBD7 gene encoding acyl-CoA-binding domain-containing protein 7 isoform X1 — protein sequence MSLQADFDRIAEDVKKMKTRPNDGELKELYGLYKQSVVGDINIECPGILDLKGKAKWEAWNLQKGLSKEDAMSAYIAKAKELIEKYGI from the exons gCTGATTTTGATAGGATCGCCGAAGATgtgaagaagatgaaaacaaggCCAAATGACGGAGAACTGAAAGAACTCTATGGGCTCTACAAACAATCTGTAGTTGGCGACATTAATATTG AGTGTCCAGGAATATTAGATTTAAAAGGCAAGGCTAAATGGGAAGCATGGAACCTCCAAAAAG GGTTATCGAAGGAAGATGCCATGAGTGCATACATTGCTAAAGCAAAAGAGCTGATAGAAAAATACGGAATTTAA